One genomic segment of Hippoglossus hippoglossus isolate fHipHip1 chromosome 22, fHipHip1.pri, whole genome shotgun sequence includes these proteins:
- the akap12a gene encoding A-kinase anchor protein 12 isoform X8 has protein sequence MGDAQSAQRDIRREAAEEEEEERGAPEDARVDHSTEEKPLRNNGQISEINGKADSTLAEVDDHCGDAVAADASLSPEKDVLQTARPLNEEGTPSENVEMNQKESPDETDAVEELPLEMTEMDAKQNDINESFKRFFSNIGLKLTVKRGSVENDEIRTDGPDETNKNKSDRPENTEDTADEPKSVNAEPDIDQKTQGTNDNDSTTCPTLTSEDAQENAEEKTTGAKDESDTETPSPVVEDLKEQQEAALEDEHLHTPSTTIPEAEEVVSPVKKFFTTGIFSGLRKKKKSTGDETTEKELVDMGRKETVQTTEKTVEVQQDKGEIGQDVEATTVEREHIENEPKERIISTASAQPMNDGESPPTVPATISVNEPEMSSQDRVQDSPMKWLLSGSSFRKLSKKQRGRKSSNTMLSDSEEHSDQLMSPTKSAETQKEESPAQHSAEAAGEDDGAWASFKKLVTPKKHMKKSSLTSEEIQISGSTEETKPSEKGQISDHSIEEGKKRKDSSVSWEAVLCRSGRRRSRSRKTSDSEDESPQVENDNKKRETPIESSNEVDGTSPASPNVGSPSEGDGGSTWKSFKKLVTPKRKAKDEEESKDNAMSDSEITQDDSSFSIKKFLPRKKKKSSENHDQVSSDEAEKEVVSGDEDSDTPAVVPLSEFDTIETEVHIETTADVESHVAKEADYQVQQDLLDQTSQPVLPCARPEPEVKKVQDDKDTLKNETSTALASNEEPEDLTELISKHEQLSDIPEEGLITETNATPASVPEEAAPDDTIAEDLIEITSEAITALEPVDITTEDETEMISAVSQLSDSSNTSGNTTPVPVEYEVKPTEVLLHQVVGAISISPNAVPVCSEEVSSERIVGSVLHEILETFVKEEPAVLKIHSKSDAASINIGLNVEELDKIDKLTTTAQIEGLSEVNKSVSTQIVSNVPTKEVATAEMAVYEVHEVNVLYPVERLNELESNNVSQNLVKTQSEANEAGSLEILPEGGAAVEDEGSLLGAHQDEKEPQEMNSQEVESTATVSEECTDGGVEEEVQTQIKEQIIDQVQVESQDQPVESDLQELPALNDAMLDSEEGSGQFPEKEVIKEDITAEVTDKPREDTEPDAEYNVEAEKENQLQADAPQTEHAEDPDVLETVQTASLDIQEGCGQLIENEEVKIKDIPADEMVTDKPQEETEPAPEYDVGAETETKLQAGSVKSEDGKEPKVLEAEQTLDSEDGIAHLLENVVISEDIPAEETATHIRQEEKEPLTENYVETETESKLQEDSLKTEHAEEPEALEPEPTAMLDPEEGSAQLHEKQIISEVTPAEEIVTDTPQEKTDPAEAHVETENETENEKKLQADSGKTEQAEEPKESVTLDLEEGSIQLLEKEVTSDDVPAEETDTDKPQEDIKSLTECNIEEETENKIQADAAETEHAEEPEVLEAEQTASEEGGVQLPEKEEPSEEIPAETTATDKPKQETEPVTECNAEAEEENKLQADSAKTEHAEELVVLETTQAASLDSEKDSVQLPQEEVSEDINAAEIKQEENHVELSGEPENKELKTDTPNIGHRQVAEVLGVVQVPIFESEEGSVQSREREVTSETTIEAETITYEPKEETGPLTEVVEPVDAFQTEYVQEPVQEPVQEPVQELVLEHVQEPVQEPVQEPVQVPVQELVLEDAQVALLDSEEGSAQSLEEEVISESIPPEETVAHEVARAAEGSAQSELSAGDVHVEEPDVLSADVNDTATEKEPEVEASMPDHVVKPGAEESSAPNPEPTDSVTVESETQVVAALNHQALNGNEDQETEGAPQDVHVGQEDHIPEAVDEIQTLTAVHVPSVNDEACSAQVTEINVFSEVTPTPCVENVTVSHEPIHELHLSSVQSSVEEERGQIRGFEVKSAPVEHAVVAEVITCYLKDIAASIPDTLIETTSDSHEPLIDSVASELGFNETNETATPLVQNYVTKTGEEGSVVRMMNVPSVQFEDNHRIQVQVVDVDVKSANMKVDTVLEVVVTETRKVMDMCHATVQEVDKLSATSETEEKIRCEENKVTIQEVIQHVRESSPETVPESELVNTEQEVIKETDVVTETTEIPGSESSEVEGQKVVEDKERQDEGYDVISDDSATGHVLEDLMQTPDIPGGLDVLIHDPKEELEEPKAEVKKSEADVSTTELSSDVTKIKEEAQTPQIEIVTANTGLVVPQSTGVISSVGNVESPSSLSIELKFNIQFGHAKEPASPPPSTERTEPMKLTDVAEVGVQVEEPSEEINPAQSEERQKQTEGTEVGVHGTE, from the exons ATGGGAGACGCTCAGTCTGCGCAGCGGGACATCAGGAGggaggcggcggaggaggaggaggaggagagaggagcaccGGAGGATGCTCGGGTCGATCACAGCACCGAGGAGAAG CCTCTAAGAAATAATGGGCAAATCTCGGAGATCAATGGAAAAGCAGACAGCACTCTAGCAGAAGTTGATGATCACTGTGGTGATGCGGTGGCTGCAGACG CTTCCCTCTCTCCAGAGAAAGACGTTTTACAAACAGCAAGGCCACTTAACGAAGAAGGAACACCATCAGAAAACGTTGAAATGAATCAAAAGGAATCACCTGACGAAACTGATGCTGTTGAAGAACTACCCCTGGAAATGACTGAAATGGATGCAAAGCAGAATGACATCAATGAAAGCTTTAAGAGATTCTTCAGTAACATTGGTTTGAAACTGACAGTAAAAAGAGGCTCAGTCgaaaatgatgaaataagaaCCGATGGGCCAGATGAAACGAACAAGAACAAATCAGACAGaccagaaaacacagaggatacCGCGGATGAACCTAAAAGTGTGAATGCTGAGCCGGATATTGATCAGAAGACCCAGGGGACTAATGACAATGATTCAACGACATGTCCTACCCTGACATCGGAGGATGCCCAGGAAaatgcagaggagaaaacaactGGGGCCAAAGATGAATCTGATACAGAAACACCTTCACCTGTAGTTGAAGACTTAAAGGAACAACAGGAGGCTGCCCTTGAAGATgaacacctacacacaccaTCTACAACTATCCCTGAGGCCGAGGAGGTCGTATCTCCGGTGAAAAAGTTTTTTACAACTGGAATCTTTTCAGGGCTACGGAAGAAAAAGAAGTCCACAGGGGATGAGACAACTGAGAAAGAACTGGTGGACATGGGGAGAAAGGAAACAGTacagacaacagaaaaaactgtAGAAGTACAACAGGATAAAGGGGAGATTGGACAAGATGTTGAAGCAACGACAGTTGAGAGAGAACACATAGAAAATGAACCTAAGGAGAGGATCATCTCTACAGCATCAGCTCAGCCGATGAATGATGGGGAATCACCACCCACAGTTCCAGCAACTATTTCTGTCAATGAGCCTGAAATGAGCTCTCAAGACAGAGTTCAAGACAGTCCAATGAAATGGTTGCTATCAGGGTCAAGTTTTAGGAAACTCTCCAAAAAGCAGAGAGGCAGGAAATCAAGTAATACAATGTTGTCAGACTCTGAAGAACACTCGGATCAGCTCATGTCACCTACCAAGTCAGCTGAGACCCAGAAAGAAGAAAGTCCGGCACAGCACTCtgcagaggcagcaggagaggacGATGGTGCGTGGGCCTCTTTCAAAAAACTTGTTACTCCGAAAAAGCATATGAAGAAGTCCTCCTTGACCAGTGAAGAGATACAAATCTCAGGCtcaacagaggaaacaaaaccaAGTGAAAAAGGGCAAATATCAGATCACAGCATCGAAGaaggcaaaaaaagaaaagattcatCCGTGTCATGGGAAGCTGTTTTGTGTCGTTCCGGAAGGAGACGGAGCAGAAGCCGAAAAACATCAGACTCTGAGGATGAATCCCCCCAAGTTGAAAATGACAATAAGAAGCGAGAGACGCCGATTGAAAGTTCTAACGAAGTTGATGGAACTTCACCAGCTTCCCCCAATGTAGGAAGTCCTTCAGAGGGTGATGGAGGATCAACGtggaaatcatttaaaaaacttgTGACCCCCAAAAGGAAAGccaaggatgaggaggaaagcAAAGATAATGCAATGTCTGATAGTGAAATCACTCAGGACGATTCCTCCTTTTCAATAAAGAAGTTTCTCccaagaaaaaagaagaagtctTCTGAAAATCACGACCAAGTATCTTCTGATGAGGCTGAAAAGGAGGTCGTTTCAGGTGATGAAGACTCTGACACACCAGCTGTGGTTCCCTTGTCGGAGTTTGATACGATTGAAACGGAAGTTCACATTGAAACAACGGCTGATGTGGAGAGTCATGTAGCCAAGGAGGCGGACTATCAAGTGCAGCAAGACCTCCTCGATCAGACGTCTCAACCAGTCCTACCTTGTGCCCGTCCGGAACCAGAAGTAAAGAAGGTCCAGGACGATAAGGATACTTTAAAAAATGAGACGTCTACAGCTCTTGCTTCAAATGAGGAACCTGAGGACCTTACAGAATTAATCAGTAAACATGAACAACTCAGTGATATCCCAGAAGAGGGTTTAATTACAGAGACCAATGCCACTCCAGCTTCAGTCCCTGAGGAGGCAGCTCCAGACGACACTATAGCTGAGGATCTGATAGAGATCACATCTGAGGCCATAACTGCTCTGGAACCTGTAGACATTACCACCGAAGATGAAACTGAGATGATCTCTGCAGTTTCCCAGCTGTCAGACTCTTCAAACACATCTGGCAACACAACACCAGTCCCCGTAGAATATGAAGTCAAACCTACAGAGGTACTCCTGCATCAGGTGGTTGGAGCCATCTCCATAAGTCCAAACGCTGTCCCAGTGTGTTCAGAAGAGGTAAGCTCAGAAAGAATAGTTGGATCTGTCTTGCATGAAATACTCGAGACATTTGTAAAAGAAGAGCCAGCAGTTCTGAAAATACATAGCAAATCAGATGCAGCCTCCATTAACATTGGACTAAATGTTGAAGAACTGGACAAGATCGACAAACTCACAACAACAGCCCAAATAGAGGGCTTATCTGAAGTCAACAAATCTGTTTCCACACAAATTGTGTCCAATGTTCCCACCAAGGAGGTTGCCACTGCTGAAATGGCTGTTTATGAAGTTCATGAGGTCAATGTTTTATATCCAGTAGAAAGGTTAAATGAATTAGAAAGTAATAATGTGAGCCAGAATCTGGTAAAAACTCAATCTGAGGCAAATGAAGCTGGGTCTTTAGAGATACTCCCTGAAGGTGGAGCAGCTGTTGAAGATGAAGGTTCTCTTCTCGGGGCAcatcaagatgaaaaagagccCCAGGAAATGAACTCTCAAGAAGTAGAATCAACTGCTACAGTATCAGAAGAATGTACAGATGGgggtgtggaggaggaagtcCAGACACAAATCAAAGAGCAAATCATCGATCAAGTTCAAGTTGAGAGCCAAGATCAACCAGTAGAGTCGGATTTGCAAGAATTACCGGCTTTAAACGATGCCATGTTAGATTCAGAGGAGGGTAGTGGTCAATTTCCTGAAAAGGAAGTAATCAAGGAAGATATCACAGCAGAAGTTACTGACAAAcccagagaggacacagagccTGACGCTGAATATAATGTTGAAGCGGAGAAGGAAAACCAACTACAAGCAGATGCTCCTCAAACTGAACATGCTGAAGATCCTGACGTGTTAGAAACTGTACAAACAGCCTCATTAGATATACAGGAGGGTTGTGGTCAATTGATTGAAAACgaagaagtaaaaataaaagatattccAGCAGATGAGATGGTTACAGACAAACCCCAAGAGGAAACAGAACCTGCCCCTGAATATGATGTTGGGGCAGAGACAGAAACCAAACTGCAAGCAGGTTCTGTGAAAAGTGAAGATGGTAAAGAACCAAAAGTGTTAGAAGCTGAACAAACATTAGATTCAGAGGATGGTATTGCTCATTTGCTTGAAAATGTGGTAATAAGCGAAGATATTCCAGCAGAAGAAACAGCTACACACATTCgacaagaggagaaagagcCTCTCACTGAAAATTATgttgagacagagacagaaagcaAATTACAAGAAGATTCTCTCAAAACGGAACATGCTGAAGAACCAGAAGCGTTAGAACCTGAACCAACAGCCATGTTAGATCCAGAGGAAGGTAGTGCCCAGTTGCATGAAAAGCAAATCATATCAGAAGTTACCCCAGCAGAAGAAATAGTTACAGACACACCACAAGAGAAAACTGACCCGGCCGAAGCACATGTTGAAACAGAGAATGaaacagagaatgaaaaaaaactgcaagCTGATTCGGGCAAAACTGAACAGGCTGAAGAACCAAAAGAGTCAGTCACGTTAGATTTAGAGGAGGGTAGCATTCAACTGCTTGAAAAGGAAGTAACATCAGACGATGTTCCAGCAGAAGAAACAGATACAGACAAACCCCAAGAGGACATCAAGTCTCTCACTGAATGTAATAttgaggaagagacagaaaacaaaatacaagCCGATGCTGCTGAAACTGAACACGCTGAAGAACCAGAAGTGTTAGAAGCTGAGCAAACAGCCTCAGAGGAGGGTGGTGTTCAATTACCTGAAAAGGAGGAACCAAGTGAAGAGATTCCAGCAGAAACAACAGCTACAGACAAAcccaaacaggaaacagagccTGTTACGGAATGTAATgctgaagcagaggaggaaaacaaactaCAAGCAGATTCTGCCAAAACTGAACATGCTGAAGAACTAGTCGTGTTAGAAACCACACAGGCAGCCTCTTTAGATTCAGAGAAGGATAGTGTTCAATTACCACAAGAGGAAGTATCAGAGGACATTAATGCAGCAGAAATAAAGCAAGAGGAAAACCATGTTGAGCTCAGTGGTGAGCCAGAAAACAAAGAACTGAAAACAGATACTCCAAATATTGGACACCGACAAGTTGCAGAAGTTCTAGGGGTTGTACAAGTACCCATATTTGAGTCAGAGGAGGGTAGTGTTCAATCTCGTGAAAGAGAAGTCACATCAGAGACAACTATAGAGGCAGAAACTATTACATATGAACCCAAAGAGGAGACAGGGCCTCTCACTGAAGTCGTTGAACCAGTGGATGCTTTTCAAACTGAATATGTTCAAGAACCAGTACAAGAACCAGTACAAGAACCAGTTCAAGAACTGGTACTTGAACATGTTCAAGAACCAGTACAAGAACCAGTACAAGAACCAGTACAAGTACCAGTTCAAGAACTGGTATTAGAAGATGCACAAGTAGCACTGTTAGATTCAGAAGAGGGTAGTGCCCAATCActtgaagaggaagtgatttcaGAATCGATTCCACCAGAAGAAACTGTTGCACATGAAGTAGCACGTGCAGCTGAAGGCAGTGCACAGTCAGAACTATCAGCAGGGGATGTACATGTTGAAGAACCGGATGTTTTATCTGCTGATGTAAATGACACTGCAACTGAAAAAGAACCTGAGGTAGAGGCATCTATGCCTGATCATGTAGTCAAACCAGGTGCTGAGGAAAGTAGTGCTCCCAATCCAGAACCCACTGATTCAGTTACAGTTGAAAGTGAGACTCAAGTTGTGGCAGCTCTGAATCATCAGGCTTTAAACGGAAATGAAGATCAGGAAACAGAGGGTGCACCTCAAGATGTTCATGTTGGCCAGGAAGACCACATCCCTGAAGCTGTGGATGAGATACAGACATTAACAGCAGTTCATGTACCCTCTGTTAATGATGAAGCATGTAGTGCTCAGgtcacagaaataaatgtattttcgGAAGTAACCCCGACACCTTGTGtagaaaatgtcacagtttcACATGAACCAATTCACGAGCTGCATCTCAGCTCAGTGCAATCCAGTGTTGAGGAAGAAAGAGGTCAAATTCGGGGTTTTGAGGTAAAGAGTGCTCCAGTTGAGCATGCTGTAGTGGCCGAAGTGATCACATGTTATCTAAAAGACATTGCAGCTTCTATACCTGACACTTTGATAGAGACGACATCAGACAGTCATGAACCGTTGATCGACTCTGTGGCAAGTGAGCTCGGGTTCAATGAGACGAATGAGACTGCAACACCATTGGTGCAAAACTATGTGACCAAGACGGGCGAGGAAGGTAGTGTGGTTAGGATGATGAATGTGCCATCGGTACAGTTTGAGGACAATCACAGAATTCAGGTGCAGGTGGTCGATGTTGATGTCAAATCAGCCAATATGAAGGTTGACACAGTGCTAGAGGTAGTGGTAACAGAAACCAGAAAAGTTATGGATATGTGTCACGCAACAGTTCAAGAAGTAGACAAACTTTCCGCCACATCAGAGACTGAAGAGAAAATAAGATGCGAAGAAAACAAAGTGACCATTCAAGAAGTTATTCAACATGTAAGGGAGAGCTCACCAGAGACAGTACCTGAATCAGAACTTGTCAACACGGAACAAGAAGTTATTAAAGAGACGGATGTTGTGACTGAGACAACTGAGATACCTGGAAGTGAGTCAAGTGAAGTGGAGGGTCAAAAAGTGGTGGAGGATAAGGAAAGACAAGATGAAGGATATGATGTCATAAGTGATGACTCCGCAACTGGACACGTGTTGGAGGATCTCATGCAAACGCCTGATATTCCAGGAGGGTTGGATGTTTTGATCCATGACCCCAAAGAGGAATTGGAAGAGCCTAAAGCTGAAGTGAAAAAGTCTGAGGCAGATGTCTCGACGACAGAATTGTCATCCGATGTGACGAAGATAAAAGAGGAAGCACAAACTCCACAAATTGAGATTGTGACAGCGAACACTGGATTAGTAGTCCCCCAAAGCACTGGAGTGATCTCATCAGTAGGTAATGTCGAGTCCCCCTCTAGCCTTTCGATAGAATTAAAATTTAACATACAGTTCGGACACGCAAAGGAACCGGCTTCTCCACCACCTTCAACAGAGAGAACTGAACCAATGAAACTGACAGACGTGGCTGAGGTAGGCGTTCAGGTAGAAGAACCCAGTGAGGAAATAAATCCAGCACAAtctgaagagagacagaaacagacagagggaaCGGAGGTC GGAGT TCACGGAACAGAGTGA